The Georgenia sp. TF02-10 genome window below encodes:
- a CDS encoding ABC transporter ATP-binding protein has translation MSATELTEVTAIPDTVDPTVPLLEIRDLEVAFRSSTGLVPAVRGANITVYPGQAVAIVGESGSGKSTTAHAIIDLLPGTGRITGGSIKFAGKELTKASRKEVEHLRGREIGLVPQDPMTNLNPVWKIGFQVKEALEANGVAKGAAAKAKVPEVLAQAGLPDAERRARQYPHEFSGGMRQRALIGIGLAGEPKLLIADELTSALDVTVQKTILDHLERLTQERHVAVLFITHDLGLAAERAEHLVVMHRGRVVEAGPSRQILADPQHPYTQRLVSSAPSLASRRIQSAKERGVESAELLAKDEETVQAAPDIVEVQNLTKVFHLRGARPGSGGEFKAVDDVSFAIPRGSTTALVGESGSGKSTVANIMLNLLEPTEGRVIFEGTEVGSLGRRELFDFRRQVQPVFQNPYGSLDPMYSIFRTIEEPLRVHGVGDKKARAARVAELLELVALPTSTMRRYPNELSGGQRQRVAVARALALQPKLVVCDEAVSALDVLVQAQVLTLLNDLQAELGLTYLFITHDLAVVRQIADQVAVMEKGRIVEMASTDEVFENPRQQYTRDLLAAIPGSSLQL, from the coding sequence ATGAGCGCCACCGAGCTGACCGAGGTGACGGCGATCCCGGACACCGTCGACCCCACCGTGCCGCTGCTGGAGATCCGCGACCTGGAGGTCGCTTTCCGCTCCTCCACCGGGCTGGTGCCGGCCGTCCGCGGCGCCAACATCACCGTCTACCCCGGCCAGGCCGTGGCCATCGTGGGGGAGTCGGGCTCCGGGAAGTCCACGACGGCGCACGCGATCATCGACCTGCTGCCCGGCACCGGGCGGATCACCGGCGGGTCGATCAAGTTCGCCGGCAAGGAGCTGACCAAGGCCTCCCGCAAGGAGGTCGAGCACCTCCGCGGCCGGGAGATCGGCCTGGTGCCGCAGGACCCGATGACCAACCTCAACCCGGTGTGGAAGATCGGGTTCCAGGTCAAGGAAGCCCTGGAGGCCAACGGCGTCGCCAAGGGGGCCGCCGCCAAGGCCAAGGTGCCCGAGGTGCTCGCCCAGGCCGGGCTGCCCGACGCCGAGCGCCGCGCCAGGCAGTACCCGCACGAGTTCTCCGGCGGCATGCGCCAGCGCGCGCTGATCGGGATCGGGCTGGCCGGGGAGCCGAAGCTGCTGATCGCCGACGAGCTCACCTCGGCCCTGGACGTCACCGTGCAGAAGACGATCCTGGACCACCTCGAGCGGCTCACCCAGGAGCGGCACGTCGCCGTCCTGTTCATCACCCACGACCTGGGCCTGGCCGCCGAGCGGGCCGAGCACCTGGTGGTCATGCACCGCGGGCGGGTGGTGGAGGCCGGGCCGTCCCGGCAGATCCTCGCCGACCCGCAGCACCCCTACACCCAGCGGCTGGTGTCCTCCGCGCCGTCGCTGGCGTCCCGGCGCATCCAGAGCGCCAAGGAGCGCGGGGTGGAGAGCGCGGAACTCCTCGCCAAGGACGAGGAGACCGTCCAGGCCGCCCCGGACATCGTCGAGGTGCAGAACCTGACGAAGGTGTTCCACCTGCGCGGGGCCCGCCCCGGCTCCGGCGGGGAGTTCAAGGCCGTCGACGACGTCTCCTTCGCCATCCCCCGGGGCAGCACGACCGCGCTCGTGGGGGAGTCCGGCTCGGGCAAGTCCACCGTCGCCAACATCATGCTCAACCTCCTCGAGCCCACCGAGGGCCGGGTCATCTTCGAGGGCACCGAGGTCGGGTCCCTCGGCCGGCGCGAGCTCTTCGACTTCCGCCGCCAGGTCCAGCCGGTCTTCCAGAACCCGTACGGCTCGCTGGACCCGATGTACTCCATCTTCCGGACCATCGAGGAGCCGCTGCGGGTGCACGGGGTGGGCGACAAGAAGGCCCGGGCGGCGCGGGTCGCCGAGCTCCTCGAGCTGGTGGCCCTGCCCACCTCCACCATGCGGCGCTACCCCAACGAACTCTCCGGCGGGCAGCGCCAGCGGGTGGCGGTGGCCCGGGCGCTGGCCCTGCAGCCCAAGCTCGTGGTGTGCGACGAGGCCGTCTCCGCCCTCGACGTCCTCGTCCAGGCCCAGGTGCTCACCCTGCTCAACGACCTGCAGGCCGAGCTGGGCCTGACCTACCTGTTCATCACCCACGACCTGGCGGTCGTCCGGCAGATCGCCGACCAGGTGGCCGTGATGGAGAAGGGCCGGATCGTGGAGATGGCCAGCACCGACGAGGTCTTCGAGAACCCGCGCCAGCAGTACACCCGGGACCTGCTCGCCGCGATCCCGGGCTCCAGCCTGCAGCTCTGA
- a CDS encoding ABC transporter permease has protein sequence MLLYLARRLANYAVLLVVAVSLVYLLAATQLDPRSLYEARNPPIDPAVVEASLSAYNLSDRVPLLERYWTWLTGVVTDWDWGRTPFGESINETISTRVWVSLRLVTIGSLLGITLGVALGAWTATRQYRASDRLITLASLVVLSTPTLVIAVVLQILAVKVNQATGTQFFEFLGETGRHGDGALAPVWDRLQHLLLPTITLTVGGVASYSRIQRNLMLDTLGADYVRTARAKGLREGTALRRHALRTALIPTGTYFAFTIATLVLGATFTELVYGWHGMGIYGVQAISAQDVNGSVAVAAFGGVCVLVGAMLSDVLVAALDPRVRVS, from the coding sequence ATGCTCCTCTACCTGGCACGACGGCTGGCGAACTACGCCGTGCTGCTCGTCGTCGCCGTGTCCCTGGTGTACCTGCTGGCCGCGACCCAGCTCGACCCGCGGTCGCTGTACGAGGCCCGCAACCCGCCGATCGACCCCGCCGTCGTCGAGGCGTCGCTGAGCGCGTACAACCTCAGCGACCGGGTCCCGCTGCTGGAGCGGTACTGGACCTGGCTGACCGGGGTGGTGACCGACTGGGACTGGGGCCGGACCCCGTTCGGGGAGAGCATCAACGAGACGATCAGCACCCGGGTGTGGGTCTCGCTGCGGCTGGTGACGATCGGTTCCCTGCTCGGCATCACCCTCGGGGTGGCGCTGGGCGCGTGGACCGCGACCCGGCAGTACCGGGCCAGCGACCGGCTGATCACCCTGGCCTCGCTGGTGGTGCTCTCCACCCCCACCCTGGTCATCGCCGTCGTGCTGCAGATCCTCGCCGTGAAGGTCAACCAGGCCACCGGCACGCAGTTCTTCGAGTTCCTCGGGGAGACCGGCCGGCACGGCGACGGCGCCCTCGCCCCGGTGTGGGACCGGCTCCAGCACCTGCTCCTGCCCACCATCACGCTCACCGTGGGCGGGGTCGCGTCCTACAGCCGGATCCAGCGCAACCTCATGCTGGACACCCTCGGCGCCGACTACGTCCGCACCGCCCGGGCCAAGGGCCTGCGGGAGGGCACGGCGCTGCGCCGCCACGCGCTGCGCACCGCGCTCATCCCGACCGGCACCTACTTCGCGTTCACGATCGCCACCCTGGTGCTCGGGGCCACCTTCACCGAGCTGGTCTACGGCTGGCACGGCATGGGCATCTACGGCGTGCAGGCCATCAGCGCCCAGGACGTCAACGGGTCGGTGGCGGTGGCCGCGTTCGGCGGGGTGTGCGTGCTGGTCGGGGCGATGCTCTCCGACGTGCTCGTCGCCGCCCTCGACCCCCGGGTCCGGGTGAGCTGA
- a CDS encoding ABC transporter permease, whose amino-acid sequence MTTTSNPPGDRDAQVPGRDAQVPDRDAQVPDRDGQVPLTHEIGEDRNTPLLAQLPEVAVEEVPAGSRRLSRRRIVGRRFLRNRTAVVGLVGYLLLALFAVLGPRIGAWSYTEVDQDAFLKPPSGEHWLGTTQAGRDVFALTVEGLRKSMIIGLGVAAVQTFIAAAVGAFAAYHGRWFDRVALWVIDLLLVVPSFFIIAILSVQTGGSRGSVLVLILLLAGLGWMLSARVVRSMTLGIKNLEYVTAARYMSVPTPRIIVRHILPNISSLLIIDATLAVASAVLAETSLSFFGFGVQAPETSLGTLIAEGQRTAATYPWIFLAPATALTLMLVFINFIGDGLRDALDPSSRSGGRA is encoded by the coding sequence ATGACCACGACCAGCAACCCGCCCGGCGACCGGGACGCCCAGGTCCCCGGCCGGGACGCGCAGGTCCCCGACCGGGACGCCCAGGTCCCGGACCGGGACGGCCAGGTCCCGCTGACGCACGAGATCGGGGAGGACCGCAACACCCCGCTGCTCGCCCAGTTGCCCGAGGTCGCCGTCGAGGAGGTGCCCGCCGGCTCCCGGCGGCTGTCCCGCCGGCGGATCGTCGGCCGGCGGTTCCTGCGCAACCGCACCGCCGTCGTCGGGCTCGTCGGGTACCTCCTGCTCGCGCTCTTCGCCGTCCTCGGGCCCCGGATCGGGGCGTGGAGCTACACCGAGGTCGACCAGGACGCCTTCCTCAAGCCGCCTTCCGGGGAGCACTGGCTCGGCACCACCCAGGCCGGGCGGGACGTCTTCGCGCTCACCGTCGAGGGCCTGCGCAAGTCGATGATCATCGGGCTCGGCGTGGCCGCCGTGCAGACCTTCATCGCCGCCGCCGTCGGCGCCTTCGCCGCCTACCACGGGCGGTGGTTCGACCGGGTCGCCCTGTGGGTCATCGACCTGCTGCTGGTGGTGCCCTCGTTCTTCATCATCGCGATCCTGTCGGTGCAGACCGGCGGCAGCCGCGGGTCGGTGCTGGTGCTGATCCTGCTGCTGGCCGGGCTGGGCTGGATGCTCTCCGCCCGGGTGGTGCGCTCGATGACCCTGGGCATCAAGAACCTGGAGTACGTCACCGCGGCGCGGTACATGTCCGTGCCGACCCCGCGGATCATCGTCCGGCACATCCTGCCCAACATCTCCTCGCTGCTGATCATCGACGCCACCCTGGCGGTGGCGTCGGCCGTGCTCGCGGAGACCTCGCTGTCCTTCTTCGGGTTCGGCGTCCAGGCCCCCGAGACCTCGCTCGGCACGCTCATCGCCGAGGGCCAGCGCACCGCCGCCACCTACCCGTGGATCTTCCTGGCCCCGGCCACCGCGCTGACCCTGATGCTGGTGTTCATCAACTTCATCGGGGACGGGCTGCGCGACGCCCTCGACCCCTCGTCCAGGTCCGGAGGACGCGCGTGA